The genomic stretch GCCTCAAGATATCACTGAGTGCAGCTCTTTCGGGATCTCCTTCGCCTGAAAACAAGCCTTAACAAACAAGAGGCCTTGCTAGGCCCCACCAGAGAGAGTTTATAAAATTTTATATTGACTATTTAGCCAAATGGCTATATAGACAAAAAAGAGTTAGCTATGAAGAGACTTACCAAGCAACTTAAAGCCCTAGCAGATGGCACCAGGCTCCGGCTTGTAGCCCTTATTTCAACAAGGCCCTGCTGCGTATGTGAGCTGGCCGCAGTTCTTAATCTGGCCCAACCAACAATTACCAGACATCTCCAAAAACTTACCGAGGCTGGCTTCTTAGAGTATGAAAGACGGGGATTCTTCCAGATCTATCGCCTCTGTCCAGCCGACCAAAAGGCTAAGGATCTCCTGGCCCTTGTTATCCCCTCTCTATTGGAAGATCCAGAAATAATGGCCCTCCTTGAGAGGTTCCGCCACCTTAATGTAGGGCCAGCCTTTTTACGAGAGTGCCCTTCAAAACCTGAGGAGGAGAAGAACGGTGAACTGGAGACGTGAGACCTTCAGAATTCTCCTGGGAACAGCAATTTTTCTATTCTTTTTCTATTTTCCCCTTAAAGAAAGGGTCTTATCAGGGGCCAGGGAGGCCCTTCTACTCACCCACTGGTATGCCCGGGAGCACGTCATCTTTTGCCTTATCCCAGCCTTTTTTATCGCCGGGGCCATAAGTGTCTTTGTGTCCAAGGAATCCGTCATGCGCTACCTGGGGCCTGCCGCCCCCAAGCCGGTGGCCTATGGGGTAGCCGCTGTCTCGGGGACAATCCTGGCCGTTTGTTCCTGCACCATCCTTCCGCTCTTTGCCGGTATTTATATGAACGGTGCCGGCCTCGGGCCAGCGACCACCTTTCTTTATTCGGGGCCAGCCATAAATGTATTGGCCATTGTCCTTACGGCCCGTATCCTCGGTGCGGATATTGGCATTAGTCGGGCCCTGGGGGCCATCGTAGCCAGCATCATCATCGGGCTCATCATGGCCTTTATCTTCCGCCGAGAGGAGCAAGCGAGGCTATCCCAATTTGGTAGTGAAGACATCCCCCAGGGACGGCCCCTTTGGCAAAACGTCCTTTTTATGGCCACCCTGGTGGCCATTCTGGTGTTTGCCACCTGGGGAAAGGGCACCGGAGTATGGGCTGAGATTTACCGCCTTAAGTGGCCACTGGTGGCCCTGGCAGCCCTGAGCCTGCTGGCAGAACTTAAGGCCTTCTTCGGCGTAAGGCTTCCCTGGCTTCTGGCTACAGCAGCGGTAGTAACCGTGGGGGAGATCCTTTTCCCAGGGCATGAAGTCTCGTTTCTTACCGGGGTGTTTGTCCTCTCTCTGGCCCTTTATTCAACCGGCGGTGAGGCCCGCACTTGGCTTGAATCCTCCTATGTCCTTGGCCGACAGATTCTGCCCCTTCTTTTCTTCGGTGTTTTAGCTGCCGGCTTCTTTTTGGGAAGGCCAGGGCATGAGGGCTTTATTCCCTCCAACCTGGTGGCTGATCTTGTTGGCGGAAATTCCTTTGCCGCCAATTTTTTTGCCTCAATTTCCGGGGCCTTCATGTATTTTGCCACCCTGACCGAAGTGCCCATTCTTCAGGGTCTACTGGGGGCCGGCATGGGTAAAGGGCCAGCCCTGGCCCTTCTTCTGGCCGGACCAGCGGTCTCCCTTCCCAGTATGCTCGTCATCCGCTCGGTAATAGGGGTCAGGAAGACCGCTGCCTACGTGGTCATAGTAATAGCCATCTCCACCCTCTGCGGTTTCATCTACGGTTTGATCTCCGGAGGCTAAAAAGTGAGGAGTTTCGATACCACAAAAAACATCCAAGGAGGAAATGATGAAGATCAAAGTCCTAGGTCCAGGTTGCCCCAAGTGTGCCAATCTCTATGACAACGTTGTTTTGGCGATCAAGGAACTCGGCCTTGAGGCCTCGGTAGAAAAGATAACCGACCTCGGGCAAATAGCGGCCCATGGAGTCCTCCAGACCCCGGGGTTGGTTATAGATGGAAAGGTTGTCTCGCAGGGAAAGATTCTCTCGGTAGAGGAGATCATAAGACTCCTTAAGTCCTAAGGTTAAGGAGGTTACCTTGAAGCCTGAAGTGCTTTTTCTGTGTACCGAGAATGCCTGCCGATCCCAGTTGGCCGAGGCCCTGGCCAACCACTTCTTCGGCACAAAGGTGAAGGCCTTCTCGGCCGGAGTGCGTCCCAGAGGGGTGCATCCCCTGGCCCAAAAAGTCCTTGAGGAAGTGGGAATCGATGTCTCCGCCTTAAGGAGTAAGCATCTTGACGAGTTTTCAGGAAAGACCTTTGACCTGGTAGTCACTCTCTGCGATTCGGCTGCGGCCGAGTGCCCGGTCTTTCCCGGGGCCAAAAGAAGGCTCCATCTTCCTTTTCCTGATCCGGCAAAGTCTGGAGACGTAGAATCCTTCCGGGAGGTTCGGGACCAGATACTTCAGAAGTTAAAAGATCTTTTTGATGAGGAGAAAAGAAGATGAAGCGTCCAAGACTCGGATTTTTCGAACGTTACCTTACCCTCTGGATATTTTTAGCTATGGTCTTTGGTGTGCTCCTTGGGAAGTTCGTACCTCAGACGGCCCAGTTTCTGGAGCGCTTTCAGGTGGGGACCACCTCCATCCCCATCGCCATCGGCCTCATCCTGATGATGTATCCGCCGCTGGCCAAAGTCCGCTATGAAGAACTTCCCATCGTCTTCTCCAACAAGCGGATGCTGGCCCTCTCCCTCATCCAGAACTGGGTGGTGGGACCGCTCGTCATGTTTGTGCTGGCGGTGCTCCTTCTTCCGGATCACCCAGACTACATGATGGGAGTTATTCTGGTAGGCCTTGCCCGATGCATTGCCATGGTCCTGGTGTGGAATGATCTTGCCGATGGCGACCGGGATCTGGCCGCTGGCCTGGTGGCCTTTAATGCCATCTTCCAGGTCTTAACCTATTCTCTCTATGCCTATCTCTTTCTCTATGTCATGCCCTCCTTTTTGGGTCTTAAGGGAGTGGTCGTAAAGGTCTCCATGCTGGAGGTGGCCAAGTCGGTCTTCATATATCTGGGAATTCCCTTTCTGGCCGGCCTGATTACCAACCAGATTCTGCGTCGCACAAGGGGCGACTCTTGGTACTTTACTCGATTTGTCCCCCGGGTCTCCTGGCTTACCCCCATCGCCCTCCTCTTCACCATTGTGGTAATGTTTTCCCTCAAGGGCCAATTTATCGTAGACCTTCCGGTGCACGTTCTTCGGGTGGCTCTTCCCTATGTGGGTTACTTCTTCTTCATGTGGTTTGTAACCTTTTTTATCGCCTACCGGATGAAGATCTCTTACCCCAAGACCGTGGCCGTCTCCTTTACGGCGGCCAGCAACGACTTTGAGCTGGCCATCGCCGTAGCGGTAGCGGTCTTTGGGCTTAAGTCCGGTCAGGCCTTTGCCACGGTAATTGGTCCTTTAGTAGAGGTCCCCATCCTTATTTCCCTGGTCAACGTGGCCTGGTACTTCCGGAGGAGGCTTTTCGGTGAAGTGCCCAAACCTGCTTAAGATATTATTCATTTTGGCTCTTTCCATAATCTGGGCTTCTCCGGGCCTCGCCGACTCTCCGTTAACCTTGGATAAGGCCCTAAGAGAAGCCCTCAAACGCAATCCAGAAATCTTAGCCCGCAAATATGAAGTGGCCGCCTCCAAGGAGAGATACCGGGCCGAACGCGGGAAACTCTTTCCCCAGGTCAACTTCATAGCTCAGGCTAGCCGGCTAAGTGATGCTCAGGCGGTAGTTCCTATTAAAGGGCCCGGGCCCTTTCCGGCCTTTAGCCGAGATCGCTATTTCTTTAATCTGGAAACCCTTCTTCCCATTTATGAAGGTGGAAGGCTGCGCCGAAGGGCAAAAATCGCTGAGCTGGCTATCGCCTTTAAAGAAGGCCTGAGCCGACAAACAGCCCTGGATCTTCTAGCCAACGTCAAAGATACTTTTTATTTAGCCCTCTACCTTGAAGCCCTGGTTTCGGCCCGAGAAAAAACGCTAGCCGCTCTTAAAGACCAGGAAAAAGAGGCTGAGCTGAGGCTAAAAGTGGGCCGCATCCCGCCCCTTGACCTCATGCGCATAAGAACCCAGGTGCGGGCTGAAGAGGCCGCGCTTTCAGCCGCCAAAGAAGCCCTCCGGCGAGCCAAAGAGGCTCTCAGTGTTCTCCTCGGGGAGCCTCCCAGAAGCGACTTCAGGGTGGCCGGGACGCTTGAGATCAAAAAATTAAAACTCCAAAAAATAGACATTGAGGAGGCCCTCTCCTGTCGGCCAGATATCTTTGCCCAAAGGCAGGCCGTCCGGCAGGCTCAAGAAGAAATCAAGCTTGCCTCTGGAGAACATCTGCCAAGCCTTGATCTCTTTGCCGATTACGGCCGAAGGGCCGGCTCCGGGCTCAACGATTCCGAGGAGGTCTGGGAGGCCGGAGTGCGACTCAGGCTCAACATCTTTAGCGGAGGGACCATTTCGGCCCGGGTGGCCGAGGCCCGCTCCCGGGCCCTGGCCGAAAGGGAACGCTTAAGGCTCCTTGAACTTTCGGCCCGGCGGGAGATCGCTGACGCCCTCTCCCTCATTGCTCAGGCCGAAGAAGAAGTGGCCCATTTTGAGGCCGCCAGGGCCACCGCTAAAGAGGCCTTCCGCGTAGAGAGCCTCAAATACCGCACCGGAGCCGGCACGGTGACCGACATGCTTCTGGCCCAGGCGGCCTGGGCCCAGGCCGAGGCCGACTACCTCGGGGCCCGCTACCGCCTGGCCAAGGCCTACGTGGCCTACGAGCGGGCCACCACCCTCATCGCCCGCGGCTGGCTGAAACTTGAGTGTTGGTCCACCGCAAAATTTGAAGGCAAGAATTCGAAGGCGGAGAAATAATGCTTGGTCTTGCCGGCAAGTTTTACGTGATCGCGACTATCTTAGGCATATTGCAAGCGTTTTCTATTTTGTCATGGCGAACATACGCGAGCAGCAAAGACATCTCAACGGATCGGTTGCCGAGATCGCTTCGGGCCCTCTACGCATTTTAAAGCGTAGAGAGATCCTCGCGATGACCTACTTATGTCATTGCGAGCGCAGCGAAGCAATCTCAAGGATCACTTGGCCTGCCGCCTTTACAATGACAGGCCATTTCAGCGCCTTCACCTTCGGAGGGGAACATGAAGAAAATTAAGATCCTTTTGGTCTTGCTCATAGCGGCCGTGGTGGTGGCCCTGGCCGTCCACCTGGTAAAAAAGAAAAAGGAGGCCCTGGCCAAGCTCCCGCCCCCGAAGGTCGTCCCCCTCCCGGTGGAGGTAGCCAAAGTAAAGTGGGGAAAATTGGCCGTTACCGAACACTATCTGGGAGAGATAAAACCCGTACTTGGAGCCAAGATCAGCTCCCGCATCTCGGGCTACCTCCTTGCGGTGACTAAATATGAAGGAGACCGGGTAAAAAAGGGAGAACTCCTGGCAAGGATCGATGATAAGCCCATTAGGGCCCGGATCTCGGCCCTTAAGGCCCAGATAGAAGCCGCCCAAACGAGTTTCCTTACCAAAAAGCGCATCTTTGAGCGTGACCGCATCCTTTACGAGAATAAGGCCATCTCCAAGGAGGCCTTTGAAATCTCAGAAGCCGCCTTCAAGGAGGCCAAGGCCCGGCTTAAGACCCTGGAGGCTGAACTTTCCGCCGCCAAAAACGACCTTTCCTACACCGTGATCAGAGCTCCCTTTAGCGGGGTGGTAACGGCCCGGCTCAAGGAACCCGGAGAGCTGGCCCTTCCCGGAGTCCCCATCCTGGCCCTGGAGGAACCGACCAAAGGCTACCGGGTGTTCGTTCGTGTGCCCCAGACCAAGGCGGCCTCTTTCAGGCCCGGGGCCAGGGCCCTGCTCACCGAAGGGGAAAAGCGGCTTTCAGCAAGTATCTTTCGGGTGCACCCGGCGGTGGGGCCCGGGGAACTGGCCACAGTGGAGATCAGGCTTCCCAGCCGCCCCTTTGGGCTCCCTTCCGGAGCAAGGGTAGGCGTGGACCTTACGCTCAAAGAAGCGGAAGGGGCCATCGTCCCCTTAAGGGCCCTTCTTGAGAATGCAAACGAAACTTACGTCTTACGGGTAAAACCCGAAAAAGACGGCCTGGGAGAAATTGAAGCCGTAAAAGTCGAACTCCTTGGCCGTTCAGGAGAGGAGGTCGCCCTGTCCGGCCCTCTCTCTAAGGGTGATCTCGTAGTGGTGGCCGAGGAATCCACCCTCCTCAGACTCCACCAAGGGGAGAAAGTGCGGCTGGAAAATTAGCATAGTAAAATTTTCGGAAAATAAAGCAGGAGGAAATTTTATGCTGGCCAAGCTTTCGGCTAAAAACCAGATTACCATTCCCAAGAAGATTCTGGAGAAGCTTCCCCCAGTCAAATATTTCGAAATATCTCTGGAAGACGGGGTCATCGTTTTGCGCCCTATCCCGGAAAATTCTCTGAGCCTTACTGAAATCCGGAAAAAAATGAAAAAACTCGGAATCACCGAAGAGACGGTGGCTGAGGCCATAAAATGGGCCAGAAAAAGATAATCCGCGTAGTACTCGACACCAACGTAGTGGTCTCGGCCCTTCTTTTTGGAGGAACACCCGGGGAGTTGGTTTTTTGGTGGAAAAAAAGGCGCATAATCCCCCTTCTTTCAAAGGAAATATTAGACGATTACCTACGAGTGCTTGCTTATCCCAAATTTGAACTCACCAAAGAAGAAATCCTCTTCCTAATTACCAGGGAGATCCTTCCCTGGTTTGAAGTCGTGGAGAATATCACGGATAAAACCTCCTACGTCCCCGAAGACCCTGAAGACGACAAGTTTTTGCGTTGTGCCGTTTCCGGAAAGGCTGATTACCTGGTGAGCGGAGACCAGCATCTTTTAAAGCTCTCGGCCCCTCCGGTACCCGTCCTTTCGGTGCAGGAATTTTTAAGGCGACTCAAGGAGAAGTCATGAGTTTTGTAGAGCGTTATTTAAAAAATCCTTATCTCATTACTTCGCTTATCATCCTGGGCGTGGTCCTGGGGTTTCTTTCCTTCCGGGAGATGCCCTTAAACCTATTTCCCGACGCCAACTACCCGAAGATCGCTGTGGTCCTGGTCTGGCCCGGGGCCTCGGCCGAAGACGTGGAAGATAAAGTGGCCCGTCGGGTGGAAAAGGAGCTCGCCACCCTTGACCTGGTGCGCAAAGTCCAGTCCTCCTCGCGGGACGAAGTGGCGGCGGTTTCCGTAGAGTTTGAATACGAAAAGGGCCTTGATTCGGCAGAAGTCGACGTCTCCGCCGCTCTTAACCGCATCTGGGCCTCCCTCCCCAAGGGGCTTCTTCCCGCACGCATCTTCCGGGTAAGCGACGCCACGGCCCCGGTCTGTACCCTTGCGGTCTATCCCAAACCCGGAGCACCCCTTGATCTGGCCAAGGTACGCCAGCTTGCCGACAACGAGCTCCGGGAGGCCCTCCTGCGCATCCCGGAAGTGGCCCAGGTGGAGGTCTTCGGGGGGTATTTCCCGGAAGTACGCCTTGAGGTGGACCGTGACAAACTTGCCCGCTACGGTCTTAACCTCTCCCAGGTCATCTCGGCCATCTACGCCGAAAATCTTAATATCCCGGGGGGGCTTCTTATCCGGAGCCACGACCAGATCCTCATTAAGGTAGCCGGCGAAAGGCTTGAAAAACAAAAACTCCTTGACCTGGTGGTGGCCCGCACCAAAAACGGCGAGATCCACCTGCGGGATATCGCCCGCCTTAAGACCCTTTACGCCGAAAGGGAGAGCCTCTTTCACGGAAACGGGAGACCGGCCATCGGCATCAACATCCTGCGCCCGGAAAAGGGCCACGTGACGGTAACCCTGGCCGGTCTCCACCGGGAACTTCCCAAGATCAAAAAAATGTTCCCTGAGCTCTCTTTTGAGGTGGCGGACACTCAGGAAAACCTCATCCGCACCTCCATCTCCAACATGATCGACGCCTTAAGGGACGCGGTGGTCCTCACTGTAGGCGTGATTTTCATCATCCTTGCCCGCTGGCGGATGACGCTTCTTGCTGCCATCTCTATCCCCTTCACCTATTTCATGACCTTTTTCGGGATGAGGCTCCTTGGCTTTGAGCTTAATATTGTGACTCTCACCGCCGTGATCGTGGCCGTGGGGCTTCTCCTTGACGACGCCATCGTGGTCATCGAAAACATCGACCGCCACCATCACCTGGGAAAGCCCCCTTTTCAGGCCGCCGTGGACGGGACAAAGGAGATCTGGCTTGCGGATTTCGCCGGCACCATCACCACCGTGGCCGTGCTGGTGCCCATTCTTTTCATCGGGGGCTACGTGGAGAAGATCCTAAGGCAGTTTGCCTCAGTTCTCATCTTAGCCCTTCTTTCTTCCTATGTGGTCTCGATTACCGTGATCCCGCTTCTCTCTCAAAAGATCCTTAGAGGAGATGCCCGCCGGAACGCCTTTGAACGCCTGCTCTATCGCGTAAGTGAAGGAATCCTTGAGCCTTTGAGAAACTTCTTCGTGGCCCTCTTTGACTTTGCGGTGACCAAAAGGCTTCTTTTCATCGGGCCTCTGGGGATAGGTCTTCTGGTCTTGAGCCTTAAGCAGATGCCCCTGGTGGGCAAGGACCTCATGCCCCCCATGGACACAGGGATCATCAAGATCTCTTTTGAGACCGAGGCCAACACCTCCCTTGCCCAGACAGAAAAGATCGTGAACCAGATGGAAGAGATCATACGCGAGACCCCGGGTTTTATCCGTATGGCCACCATGGTGGGAAGCGAGCCCGGGGTGATCAGCTTCGGGGCGGAGAGGACCCCTCAGCAGGGGCTCATCACCGTCCATTTCATAGACCGCTTCCACCGCAAGGAGACCATCTGGCAGATCGAAGAGGAGCTTAGAGAAAAGTTCCTGCGTATCCCGGGACTCAGGTACGTGCACGTCTATGACTTTGGCGCCACCCCACTTTCTTCCATCGCCGCTCCGGTGGACGTTATGATCAGCGGGCCGGACCCAAAAGTACTCGATCGTCTGGCCGAAGAGGTAAAGACAAGACTTTACAAAGTCCGGGGGCTGGTCTCCATCTCCCGCAACTGGACGTTAGAGAAGAGAGAAATCGAACTCGTACTCAACCTGGAAAAGCTTGCCCGTTATAAAGTCTCTCCCCTTGAACTTGCCAGCACCGTGCGTGCGGCCTTCAGCGGCGCGGCGGCCTCAGTGCTAAGGGTGCCGGGGGAAGACGGCTACGTGATAAGGGTGCGCTTTCCAGAAGGAGAAAGGCGGACGCTCTCTGATCTTAAGACCTTAAAGATCCCCACCCCTGAGGGCCCTGTTCCTTTAAATGAACTTGCCACCTTCCAGGAGGTAAGGACCCTTACCGTCTATAAGCGCCAGGGGCTCTCCCCGGTGGTGGACGTCCTGGGTTACCGCTACACCACGGCCATCACCCACCTTCAGGGGCAGGTGAACCGGCTCCTGGCTGACCTCCCCCTTCCTCCGGGCTACCGCATAAGCCAGGAGGGGGAAAGCAAACACATGGGAGAGTCTTTTAGCCGCCTCAAAAAAGCCCTGATCTTGGCCCTGGTACTCCTCTACTTCTCCCTGGTGCCCACTTTCAAGTCGTTCTTAGATCCCTTGACCATTATGGTTGCCATACCGCTTTCCCTTATCGGGGCGGTCTGGGGACTTTTGATCGTGGGGCGGCACTTCTGTATGCCGGCGGCCATGGGGATGATCCTTCTGGCAGGAATCGTGGTCAATAACTCCATCCTGCTTATCGACTTCATCAAAAGAGCCCGGGCCGAGGGCAAGGGCCGGCGGGAGGCCATCGAAGGAGCCATCAGGATCAGGACCCGCCCCATCATCATGACCGCCATGGGGACCATTACCGGCATGCTTCCCATCGCCGCCGAAAGGGCCTTAGGGCTTGAAAGGCTCTCGCCGCTTGCGGTGGTGGCCATTGGTGGTCTTTTGGTGGCCACCCTCCTCACCTTGCTTTACGTGCCGCTCTTTTACACGCTTTTTGAGGATTTGAAAAAGAAAATAAGGAGAATAAGGGGGAATCAGTGAGAAAAAGATGGTTTTTATAAAAGTTTTGCCTTTTAAATAGCTCTTAGGAGGGTTTTTATGAAGCTTAGATTATCTTTATTTTTGTTCCTTTTGTTTTTTTCTCCCTCCCTTGTTTTGGCCTTTCAATTTACCCCTCAAGTGGAAAAGCGATCTCTTCGCGAACAAAAAGTAAGAAAGTTCTTTTCCGTCTGCCCTCCCTTTTATTTAAGGGACGAAAAGGGGCAGATAATCGATCCGGTCCATAACAAGAACGCTGATGAGCCCTACAGCCCCAAAAAGACCTGTGGTCAATGTCACGACTACCAGCATATTACGAGCGCCTATCATTTTGAGCAGGGACGGCACGAAAAAATCCCTTCCTGGATGAAGGAGCGCTATCCCTGGGTCAAAAGTCCTGGCCAATATGGAGGCCGCTGGTGAAGTCCGGCTCCCCTTTTCCCGCAGTTGGCGGAAAAAAAGAATTCTTCAGCCAAAGAAATTGATCTTACCTCTTTTAAATTCGTGTTGGCTTGCGGGAAATGCCATCCTGGGGGTGGCCCTCTGGAGACGGACAGAGAAGGCCATCGATACGACAAATATATGCAGGAAAAGGGCTTGGTCTCCGGAGGGGTCAACGGCTTTGACGGGGATTATTACAAGGCCCACTGGGATAAGACGGGGGTTATAGAAGCCGATTGTCTTATCTGCCACTTACCGGGATACCACTATGAAGAAAGAAATAAACAGATCAAGCTTTTAAATTTCCGTTGGGCGGCTACCGCAGGTGCGGGTTTAGGTCAAATTGTTGGTGCAGTAAAGGAAGGGACTTCTCCTCGCGTGGTTTATAATCTTCGCTTCTTTGACGCCAAAGGTCGGGTCAAACTGCATTTTGTAAAGGAAGTCCCCCGAGAAAATTGTCTCTTCTGCCACAAAGAAAGCGATTACAAGAAAAGAGGGGCCAGTTATAAGGCAAGGGACGACGTCCACACGCGGGCCGGGCTTAGATGTGTGGATTGTCACTGGGCCGGGAGCCGGGCCCGAGACCGAAGGATTGCCGGTCTAGAACTTCATGAAATAGGCAAAGGAGATGATCCGGGAGGCCACGTAAGGGATGATCTAGACAATACGGTAAGGCCGTGCCTTGATTGCCACGGAAAGGGCCTTCACGGAGCCCCCAAAGCCCTGCACCGTGGTCTTCCTCCGCGGCATTTGGAAAAATTGGCCTGTCAAACCTGCCACGTACCTTACCGGGCGGTCAAAGCGGCGCTTCTGCAGGACTCTACTCACTTTAATCCGGCTCCAGGCATTTCCCCTCCCCCTAAAAGGATTTGGACCTTTTATGGGCCCGACGCCAAACCTTGGAATTATTACGGAGAACTCCACCAGGAGGGGACCAAATTCCAGAGACCGTTTTTATATATCCCTGAAAAGGTCTGGTACAAAGGAAAAATTTGGCCCATGAACCGGGTGCACAGTGCCTGGGTTGGGTTCATCAAGCCGGGCCTTCCGGGCATTGATATGGTCTTTATGGTGGATTATTTCCGGATGTGGAAAGAACACCTTGCTGATCCCCAGAAGAATTTTCCCGCCTTAAACGAAATAAGAGACGATAATCTAGACGGTGTGCCCGAAGTAAATAGGCCCGAAGAAATAAAGGCCCTCCTAAAAGAGGTCAAACGTTATCTTGAGCTTAAGGGAAAGTTCCCGAAAAAAGCCAGGCTCGTATTCGTCAAAGACGCCGCGTATACCGAAGACGGGAAAAACTGGACCCATCTCAAACACTTCCCCTGGGAGGCCACCCCTTACGCTTCGGTCTTTAAGTACTCCCATGATATTTATCCGGCTAAAGCGGCCCTCAGGAGCGAAGGGTGTGCAGATTGTCATAGTGGCCGTTCCCCCTTCTTTTATCGTCCGGTCCTTACTTCTCTGTGGGACGGACAGGGGAAGCTCTCTTTTAGACCGAATTACGAAATCCTTGGTTACTCCGCCTGGGCGGTAAAAGCCCTCACCTGGCGGCAAGAGGTACTTGAGCCGGTGATGTACTATGGGCTCCTTCTATTTTTCTTCGTTGTCGGCTTAAGCCTCGTCTTTTACGGACCACACTTAAAAATAAACGATACCTCTCTTTCCCAGCGCCTAGCCTTTCTGATCTTGACCGTGGCGCTTCTTGGCCCGGCCTTAAGCGTTATCCTGGGCGGGTTTTTCGCCGCCTCTACTTTGGGCCACCTGGCTTCCCTTCACAAAGTGGTGGGGATTTTATGCGGACTGGCGGCCCTTTATCTCTTCTTTTCTCCAGGCCGAAAGGGCCTTCTTTTTGCCCTGGGAGCCTTACTCATCCTTTACCAAATCTTGACCGGAGCAGGGCTTTTCTTTTTACAGGGTGGTAATCTTCGCCAAATTATTTTTACCCTGCACGACCTCGGCGCCTTGCTCACGCTGGCCTGGGCCGGGGTGGTGCTCTTAGTTAATTCCTTTTGGAGGATAAAATGACCAAGTCTCTCACCATCATGACGGCTGGACTTTTCGGTCTGGCCTTTATCTCCGGGATGCTGGGGTTGGGGGTGGCCTTTGCTGCGGTACCCTTTCTCTCCTTCTTTCTTCCGG from Thermosulfuriphilus ammonigenes encodes the following:
- a CDS encoding efflux RND transporter permease subunit translates to MSFVERYLKNPYLITSLIILGVVLGFLSFREMPLNLFPDANYPKIAVVLVWPGASAEDVEDKVARRVEKELATLDLVRKVQSSSRDEVAAVSVEFEYEKGLDSAEVDVSAALNRIWASLPKGLLPARIFRVSDATAPVCTLAVYPKPGAPLDLAKVRQLADNELREALLRIPEVAQVEVFGGYFPEVRLEVDRDKLARYGLNLSQVISAIYAENLNIPGGLLIRSHDQILIKVAGERLEKQKLLDLVVARTKNGEIHLRDIARLKTLYAERESLFHGNGRPAIGINILRPEKGHVTVTLAGLHRELPKIKKMFPELSFEVADTQENLIRTSISNMIDALRDAVVLTVGVIFIILARWRMTLLAAISIPFTYFMTFFGMRLLGFELNIVTLTAVIVAVGLLLDDAIVVIENIDRHHHLGKPPFQAAVDGTKEIWLADFAGTITTVAVLVPILFIGGYVEKILRQFASVLILALLSSYVVSITVIPLLSQKILRGDARRNAFERLLYRVSEGILEPLRNFFVALFDFAVTKRLLFIGPLGIGLLVLSLKQMPLVGKDLMPPMDTGIIKISFETEANTSLAQTEKIVNQMEEIIRETPGFIRMATMVGSEPGVISFGAERTPQQGLITVHFIDRFHRKETIWQIEEELREKFLRIPGLRYVHVYDFGATPLSSIAAPVDVMISGPDPKVLDRLAEEVKTRLYKVRGLVSISRNWTLEKREIELVLNLEKLARYKVSPLELASTVRAAFSGAAASVLRVPGEDGYVIRVRFPEGERRTLSDLKTLKIPTPEGPVPLNELATFQEVRTLTVYKRQGLSPVVDVLGYRYTTAITHLQGQVNRLLADLPLPPGYRISQEGESKHMGESFSRLKKALILALVLLYFSLVPTFKSFLDPLTIMVAIPLSLIGAVWGLLIVGRHFCMPAAMGMILLAGIVVNNSILLIDFIKRARAEGKGRREAIEGAIRIRTRPIIMTAMGTITGMLPIAAERALGLERLSPLAVVAIGGLLVATLLTLLYVPLFYTLFEDLKKKIRRIRGNQ